A single region of the Dehalobacter sp. 12DCB1 genome encodes:
- a CDS encoding ATP-binding protein — MMVKIVAGKHILESLSLGMYSNPLDILREYIQNSADSIDDAYDHGLLNNESGEIIFSINEKTRSISILDNGMGIPMANAVKKLSDIGNSDKDYNKSRGFRGIGRLGGLGYATSLFFITSAKGEAKRTVIKWDCIRLKQLLAPSNKEKEDIFEVIDDVMSFDYEDDDLQSHYFEVRLDGIKDDFKCLYTAENIDSYLADVAPVDFDSQKFPYSTEIKEHFAKKGHPIPNYKICHVRRNKPIYKLYTRSLSTGMHKQNRSKDYVKDVSFVYEETTDGNPLYIGWLAITDFSGQISDERLQGIRLRKGNILIGESTMFSRFFPSEGNVANKMFAGEIHILHPDIIPNTKRDDFEPGPVYQELFEKLSAWAESLNTTYRRGTSKISSAIRKLDNALAEQQELADKVNSGSISSDTKRDKFIEDLNRISKIIANSKKELDTAVRKGTVDPDRKETVLKKIKQADDSDKSVVQISNKVINADYATKSDLPTSYSRDEKKVYQRIIEVIDSFFIKDPNVAYNLREAIKTELSVKKK, encoded by the coding sequence ATGATGGTGAAGATTGTTGCTGGTAAACATATTTTGGAATCCTTATCTTTAGGCATGTACTCTAATCCACTTGATATACTTCGTGAATATATACAAAATTCAGCGGACTCGATCGATGATGCATATGACCATGGATTATTAAATAATGAAAGTGGAGAAATTATTTTTTCGATTAATGAGAAAACGAGATCAATATCTATTCTAGATAATGGCATGGGTATACCAATGGCAAACGCAGTAAAGAAACTAAGCGACATTGGTAATTCTGATAAGGATTATAATAAAAGTAGAGGTTTTCGTGGAATTGGTCGTCTTGGCGGACTCGGATATGCAACATCGCTGTTCTTTATAACCTCAGCGAAAGGAGAAGCTAAGCGTACAGTTATAAAGTGGGATTGTATTCGTTTGAAACAGTTGCTTGCTCCAAGCAATAAAGAAAAAGAAGATATTTTTGAAGTTATAGATGATGTGATGAGTTTTGATTATGAGGATGATGACCTACAATCTCACTATTTTGAGGTCAGACTTGATGGAATTAAAGATGACTTTAAATGTCTTTATACTGCTGAAAATATCGATTCCTATCTTGCGGATGTGGCACCAGTAGATTTTGATAGCCAAAAATTCCCTTACAGTACCGAAATCAAAGAACATTTTGCTAAAAAAGGCCATCCTATACCCAATTATAAAATCTGTCATGTTCGTCGTAATAAACCCATATATAAACTTTATACCCGTTCCTTAAGTACTGGGATGCATAAACAAAACCGCTCGAAAGACTATGTAAAAGATGTTAGTTTTGTTTATGAAGAAACCACAGATGGAAATCCACTTTATATTGGATGGCTTGCAATCACTGATTTTTCCGGACAAATCAGCGATGAAAGATTACAAGGAATTCGTTTGAGAAAAGGAAATATTTTAATCGGAGAAAGCACTATGTTTTCGCGTTTCTTTCCTTCGGAAGGAAACGTTGCAAATAAAATGTTTGCCGGTGAGATTCATATTCTTCATCCCGACATTATACCAAATACAAAACGTGATGACTTTGAACCAGGACCAGTCTATCAAGAATTATTTGAGAAACTTTCAGCGTGGGCTGAAAGTTTAAATACTACCTATCGGCGCGGAACATCCAAGATAAGTTCCGCAATTCGAAAGCTTGATAATGCATTAGCAGAACAGCAAGAATTAGCAGATAAAGTAAATTCAGGGTCTATTTCCTCTGATACAAAAAGAGATAAGTTTATCGAAGACCTAAACAGAATTAGCAAAATTATTGCTAATTCTAAAAAAGAGCTGGATACTGCTGTTCGAAAAGGAACAGTGGATCCAGACAGAAAAGAGACTGTCTTAAAGAAAATTAAGCAAGCAGATGATAGTGATAAGTCTGTCGTACAAATCAGCAACAAGGTTATTAACGCTGATTATGCAACTAAGAGTGACCTCCCTACCAGCTATTCGAGAGATGAAAAAAAAGTATATCAACGTATTATTGAGGTAATTGATAGCTTTTTTATTAAAGATCCCAATGTCGCATATAACCTCCGAGAAGCAATAAAAACCGAACTGAGCGTAAAGAAAAAATGA
- a CDS encoding ATP-binding protein, whose translation MSEINIIGKVSATERNPNSCDEFCFWLKDNVILSPFDIVKVPNTMDNSTTFGVVQDIFHVTDSPGHISNFVSSDFGDVEAKPMTSRLALSYAKVSVIHNDNENFMPVLEGTPVYTCNADDIRIALGLNNIDKESAISAGLLKASNGIVVPIDYNGDFLIGPEGAHLNVSGISGLATKTSYIMFILKAIQEKLGEEVALIVLNVKGDDLLHVDETNTKITDTQRADWKALDVPCEPFKNVTYYYPFSHIKGSDIYSHTSLPNDDLLAQYSANKAYNYVYTYEHDVGKIDMLFSNIDDPNFTIESILNHIETSPEFSGDMGWEDFKQQIRGYTSKEKKHQDIFVNSWKKFSRLVGNSINNRMFVNSISGDKKQRHCHLSDAVKNINGGDMMVIDIAGLDEQMQCLVFGDTIRAVYDLKHGDYDYDERKSKKPVPKKIVVFVDELNKYAPSTSPKNSPLLANLLDITERGRQEGIILFSAEQFKSAIHDRVKGNCGTNVYGRTNAIEVSKPDYRYIPNVYANMMTRLGKGDLIIQHPVFKTLLKVKFPYPCYHQGGSK comes from the coding sequence ATGAGTGAAATAAACATTATAGGAAAAGTGTCGGCTACAGAGCGCAATCCGAATTCATGTGATGAATTCTGCTTTTGGCTCAAAGACAATGTGATTCTTAGCCCCTTCGATATCGTAAAGGTGCCAAATACAATGGATAATTCCACAACGTTTGGCGTAGTACAAGATATTTTTCACGTTACAGATAGCCCCGGACATATTAGTAATTTTGTATCATCTGATTTTGGTGATGTCGAGGCAAAACCCATGACATCCCGGCTGGCACTTTCCTATGCCAAAGTATCAGTAATACATAATGATAACGAAAATTTTATGCCTGTCTTAGAGGGCACGCCGGTTTATACTTGTAATGCGGATGATATTCGGATTGCTTTGGGGCTTAATAATATAGACAAAGAATCGGCTATTTCAGCAGGACTTCTTAAGGCATCAAATGGGATTGTTGTTCCAATAGATTATAATGGAGACTTTTTAATTGGGCCGGAGGGGGCGCATTTGAATGTGTCCGGCATCTCTGGTCTTGCAACGAAAACAAGCTACATTATGTTTATTCTAAAGGCAATTCAAGAAAAGCTTGGTGAAGAAGTGGCACTCATTGTTTTGAATGTAAAGGGTGATGATCTTTTACATGTTGACGAAACAAATACGAAGATAACTGATACACAAAGGGCTGATTGGAAGGCACTCGATGTTCCCTGCGAACCATTCAAAAACGTTACATATTATTATCCATTCTCTCACATAAAGGGTAGTGACATATATAGCCACACTTCTCTGCCTAATGATGATTTGTTAGCACAATATAGCGCAAATAAGGCTTACAACTACGTTTACACATATGAACATGATGTCGGCAAAATCGATATGCTTTTTTCAAATATTGATGATCCTAACTTTACTATAGAATCAATACTTAATCATATCGAAACGTCCCCCGAATTTAGTGGCGATATGGGTTGGGAAGATTTTAAGCAACAAATAAGGGGGTATACAAGTAAAGAAAAAAAACATCAGGATATTTTCGTTAATTCGTGGAAGAAATTCAGCCGTTTAGTTGGAAATTCAATAAATAACCGTATGTTTGTCAATTCAATATCAGGTGATAAGAAGCAGCGCCATTGCCACCTATCAGATGCCGTTAAAAATATTAACGGCGGTGATATGATGGTGATTGATATTGCAGGGCTTGATGAACAAATGCAATGTTTAGTGTTTGGCGATACCATCCGTGCTGTTTACGACTTAAAGCATGGAGATTATGATTACGACGAGCGCAAATCAAAAAAACCTGTTCCGAAAAAAATTGTCGTATTTGTTGATGAATTAAACAAGTATGCTCCTTCTACTTCTCCAAAGAATTCTCCACTGCTTGCTAATCTTCTTGATATTACCGAACGCGGAAGGCAGGAAGGTATCATCTTATTTTCTGCCGAACAATTCAAAAGCGCGATCCATGATCGCGTTAAAGGTAATTGTGGGACAAATGTTTATGGACGAACTAATGCCATCGAAGTGTCAAAGCCTGATTATCGCTATATTCCTAATGTATATGCCAATATGATGACTCGATTAGGTAAGGGTGACTTAATCATCCAACATCCAGTTTTTAAGACATTACTTAAGGTTAAATTCCCATATCCTTGCTATCACCAGGGAGGATCAAAATGA
- a CDS encoding helix-turn-helix domain-containing protein, which yields MDYITAKEAAEKWCISERRVQILCEQGRIEAVQRLGKAWAIPKDAKKPLDKRKSL from the coding sequence ATGGACTACATTACAGCCAAAGAAGCTGCTGAAAAATGGTGCATATCGGAACGCAGAGTACAAATTTTATGTGAACAAGGACGTATTGAAGCTGTTCAACGGCTTGGTAAAGCTTGGGCAATACCCAAAGATGCAAAGAAGCCTCTTGATAAAAGAAAGTCGTTATGA
- a CDS encoding right-handed parallel beta-helix repeat-containing protein — protein sequence MKTLRSKILFLMLAGCFILLLKSPAAYAATITAPSSITANTTWTSDNVYVVSSTTVQPNVTLTIEPGTVVKLNAINSKLVIKGTLNALGSDTNQIAFTSIKDDTYGGDTNNDGTTTTPSKGNWLCLESYSGGNINLSYCCIRYGGYINSQVYSTGGSLNISNCVAELSNTRGIETNGTASITNTQVSNCTSSGIYVKNSSPTLSGNTISSCSYGIYMADGNILVTNNNISACSYGIYVLKGTHTFSANTITNSSTSAIAIENAICTIMNNSISQCPNEAIRYVNSPRVLTGSITGNTFDNCKDFLGFRSSLMASLFPTLTLNNNTQTNCTYDGIYVYATIGSQTLPLYQVPYIVENLGIATSSTVEIQPGTIFKILHDKIINVKGTVNINGNSQNPIVFTSIKDDTNGGDTNNDGTQTSAMAGDWWGISIGENAQLIAKNAKFLYGQENVSAFKASKIDVRNCEIGYADYRGISISNCNNAVVTDTSIHDGGIIAGIELTNSNSMVLRNSFYNNNKGIYLTPSANQTQIMFNHFYDNGIGIYQFTQEATEATIQFNNFNNNTYGYKNYSGTADIQYNWWGDASGPAPTGTGDEVYHGDADPWLKSEFIVPESEFYLGQQHWDFQCNDPVNAVSGNFTYEKTDITIPTIGMPLQFTRYYNSQDTSTSGPLGQGWQHNYNCTVTINQDGSATVLYPDGHQVKFASSSGTFIRPPACFENLTEVTGGYELTFKDQTVYEFDSSGKLCAIRDKNGNRTTLTYNGSLLQTVTEPTGRTLQFTYYPDNKLQQVTDPAGRTLIFTYDTSGNLETVTDVNTGVWQYSYNGSYLSTITDPENNVTVNNTYDAQGRVVSQLDGENNQTVFTYDPVNRQNTVTDAKQNSAVTQYDPANRITSIIYPGGITETFTYDGNNNRISVTDKNGNTTVYTYDDMGNMLTKTDPVPLSYVTTLTYDTKNNPVTIVDAAGYTTDMTYDTNGNLLTVSREVSGQTAVTTMTYNPYGQVISITNPNNGVTQYTYDTYGNRISQTDPLGLITTYTYDILGRKLTQVDPRGNVQGGNPADYQYTYTYDLAGNMLTITDPLGDVITNTYDLNNNLLTITDPKNNITTYTYDGNNRLLTVQDALNNVTTYTYDANGNRVSVTDPLNHTITYGYDPLDRLISETNAAGKTESYTLDGNGNKLTVTDRNNHTTTYVYDVLNRNTQITNHLNKQITVQYDPLGNKLSVTDQRGNTTSYTYDQNSKVLTVTEPGNQVTTNTYDLAGNMLTTTNPLNQVWTFVYDADNRLIETIDPLLHSTTVGYDEAGNVILKTDANNKNITYTYNALNQLMSVTNALNQVTSYSYDENGNLTAVTDANNHTSALGYDELNRKISETDALNNIYSWAYDAAGNIISWTKPDQSAVSYAYNSLNQLTTVTYPDLSQVTYTYDDAGSRLSMTDQLGTTTYTYDDLDRLASIMRGTNTASFGYDDAGNLASITYPGGLQVTYGYDARNLLTSVTDTANTTTITYDAAGNRIGESLPNGVTVTYEYDDAGRLTLVEHVLGGTTLTKAAYTLDNVGNRLTETDELNQTTTYTYDDLYQLTSAIYPGGQTVNYTYDPAGNRTLAGTTAYTYDAANRITQAGTDIYTYDVNGNLTDINSTKLYNYDALNRLVSYTDGTDTINYTYDGDSNRLTQTVTGQNPENYSYFNVPLGGLSKVLVELNSGENYIYGGRPLYRNFTSDTIFYHNDGLGSTLKVTDISGNILNSYKYDAYGELRASNVTVDNDILFAGEFQDANGLIYLRARYYDPNDGRFLTQDSYLGDAKNPITQNRYAYGNNNPVIYIDPTGHVAICPWDVIDMMLASYSWTQLIEDPNLDHFLVALADTLGLFPGVPSYTLLVGMNQALRHSDNFAEFKVALDEFLVTKGATGAESSFMGNLLKQDLKYTQKYGQDARKVLPDGRIRYYGELEPAAKSGEMAGRRVVQELDPATGNIRTWQETLDHAGNIRQVRPQLGPDKTHYMFDANGNYTGMW from the coding sequence GTGAAAACACTGCGTTCAAAAATATTATTCCTAATGTTAGCCGGCTGTTTTATTCTTCTGCTTAAATCACCTGCAGCCTATGCGGCAACGATCACCGCGCCATCTTCGATTACAGCAAATACGACCTGGACCAGCGACAATGTTTATGTGGTGTCATCTACCACAGTTCAGCCAAATGTGACGCTGACTATTGAGCCTGGAACCGTCGTCAAATTGAACGCGATTAACAGCAAACTTGTAATTAAAGGCACACTGAATGCACTCGGATCAGACACGAATCAAATCGCCTTTACGTCGATCAAAGATGATACATATGGCGGAGACACTAATAACGACGGAACAACAACGACCCCGTCCAAAGGCAATTGGCTTTGCCTTGAGTCATATTCCGGCGGAAATATAAATTTATCCTATTGTTGTATTCGTTATGGCGGCTATATAAATTCTCAGGTGTACAGCACAGGAGGAAGCCTGAATATCAGCAATTGTGTTGCAGAACTCAGCAACACCAGAGGTATTGAGACGAATGGCACAGCCAGTATCACAAATACACAGGTGTCAAATTGTACTTCATCTGGTATTTATGTTAAGAATAGTTCCCCGACCCTATCCGGCAATACCATCAGCAGTTGCTCGTACGGTATCTATATGGCTGACGGCAATATTCTAGTAACCAATAACAATATTTCAGCGTGTTCATATGGCATTTATGTGCTAAAAGGAACACATACCTTTTCCGCCAATACAATCACGAACAGCAGCACCTCAGCCATAGCAATTGAAAATGCAATATGTACAATTATGAATAATAGCATTTCTCAGTGTCCAAATGAGGCTATACGCTATGTGAATTCGCCCCGAGTACTAACAGGAAGTATAACTGGAAATACATTTGATAACTGCAAAGATTTCCTGGGGTTTCGGTCAAGCTTAATGGCAAGCTTATTCCCAACATTGACATTGAACAATAACACGCAGACTAACTGTACGTATGATGGCATATATGTTTATGCGACGATAGGATCTCAAACGCTGCCCTTATATCAAGTCCCGTATATTGTCGAAAATTTAGGTATAGCTACTTCAAGTACGGTGGAAATTCAGCCGGGGACAATATTTAAAATTTTACATGATAAAATCATTAACGTTAAGGGAACTGTAAATATTAATGGTAATTCCCAAAACCCTATTGTCTTTACATCCATCAAAGATGATACAAACGGTGGAGATACCAATAACGACGGTACCCAAACTTCAGCAATGGCCGGGGATTGGTGGGGAATATCTATTGGAGAAAATGCACAGCTCATTGCTAAGAATGCTAAGTTTCTGTATGGACAAGAAAATGTATCTGCGTTTAAAGCATCAAAAATTGACGTTCGTAATTGCGAAATAGGATACGCGGACTATAGAGGAATTTCTATAAGTAATTGTAATAATGCTGTAGTCACCGACACCAGCATACACGATGGTGGTATTATTGCAGGAATAGAATTAACAAATTCCAACTCAATGGTCCTAAGAAACAGCTTTTACAACAATAATAAAGGGATATACTTAACTCCGTCTGCAAATCAAACCCAAATTATGTTTAATCATTTTTATGATAATGGTATAGGCATTTATCAGTTTACACAAGAAGCCACTGAAGCAACGATTCAGTTCAATAACTTTAATAATAATACGTATGGTTATAAAAATTACAGTGGTACTGCGGATATCCAATACAACTGGTGGGGAGATGCTTCTGGTCCAGCGCCCACAGGAACCGGCGACGAAGTTTATCATGGCGATGCCGACCCCTGGCTGAAATCAGAATTTATCGTGCCCGAATCCGAATTCTATTTGGGCCAGCAACACTGGGACTTCCAATGCAATGATCCTGTAAACGCAGTATCGGGGAATTTTACGTATGAGAAAACAGACATTACGATACCAACCATTGGTATGCCTTTACAGTTTACCCGCTACTATAACTCACAGGATACCAGCACTTCAGGCCCTCTTGGACAGGGCTGGCAGCATAACTATAACTGTACCGTCACCATCAATCAGGACGGTTCGGCTACAGTTCTGTATCCGGACGGCCACCAGGTGAAATTTGCTTCCAGCAGCGGGACTTTCATCCGGCCTCCAGCCTGTTTTGAAAATCTGACCGAGGTTACAGGAGGCTATGAACTGACCTTTAAGGATCAGACTGTCTATGAATTTGATTCTTCCGGCAAACTTTGTGCAATTAGGGATAAGAATGGTAATAGAACGACCCTGACCTATAACGGCTCCCTTCTGCAAACCGTTACAGAACCAACTGGGAGAACCCTGCAATTTACCTATTATCCGGATAACAAACTCCAGCAAGTGACCGATCCGGCAGGCCGGACTCTGATCTTTACGTATGATACGTCGGGAAACCTTGAAACAGTGACCGATGTAAACACAGGGGTATGGCAGTACAGCTATAATGGAAGCTATCTCTCTACAATCACCGATCCCGAAAATAATGTGACAGTTAACAACACCTATGATGCCCAGGGACGAGTTGTTTCCCAGCTTGATGGAGAAAACAATCAGACTGTCTTTACCTATGATCCCGTAAACAGACAAAATACCGTCACAGATGCCAAACAAAACAGTGCGGTCACTCAATATGATCCCGCCAACCGGATCACTTCGATTATTTATCCTGGAGGGATTACCGAAACCTTCACCTATGACGGCAATAACAACCGAATCAGCGTTACCGACAAGAATGGCAACACGACCGTTTATACGTATGACGATATGGGCAATATGCTGACCAAGACGGATCCCGTACCATTGAGTTATGTCACAACGCTGACTTATGACACAAAAAACAATCCGGTTACAATCGTTGATGCAGCCGGTTATACCACAGATATGACGTATGATACAAATGGCAACCTGCTGACCGTATCACGTGAGGTTTCCGGTCAAACCGCCGTAACCACGATGACTTATAATCCATACGGACAGGTCATTAGCATCACAAATCCCAACAACGGCGTAACACAATACACCTATGATACGTATGGTAACCGCATTTCCCAGACTGACCCGCTTGGCCTCATTACCACCTACACTTACGATATCCTGGGACGCAAACTGACGCAGGTTGATCCACGCGGCAATGTTCAGGGGGGCAATCCGGCCGACTACCAGTACACCTACACTTATGATCTCGCCGGTAATATGCTGACCATCACTGATCCCTTGGGAGACGTCATTACAAACACCTATGACCTGAACAACAATCTGCTGACGATCACCGATCCGAAAAACAATATAACGACCTACACCTATGATGGTAACAACCGCCTGCTGACCGTTCAGGATGCACTAAACAATGTGACGACCTATACCTATGACGCGAACGGCAACAGGGTCTCCGTTACAGATCCGTTAAATCATACAATAACCTATGGCTATGATCCGCTTGACAGGCTGATATCAGAAACCAATGCGGCAGGGAAGACCGAAAGCTATACCCTGGACGGCAACGGCAACAAGCTGACGGTTACAGACCGGAATAACCATACCACGACTTATGTGTATGACGTCTTAAACCGCAATACCCAGATCACCAATCATTTAAATAAACAGATTACCGTCCAGTATGATCCGCTTGGGAACAAACTGAGTGTCACGGATCAGCGCGGCAACACAACATCCTACACTTATGACCAGAATTCCAAAGTGCTCACGGTGACCGAACCGGGTAATCAGGTAACCACCAACACGTACGATCTGGCTGGAAATATGCTGACAACGACCAATCCGCTGAACCAGGTCTGGACCTTTGTTTATGATGCAGATAACCGTCTGATCGAAACCATAGATCCGTTGCTTCATTCTACAACCGTTGGGTATGATGAAGCCGGGAATGTGATTCTGAAGACCGATGCCAACAACAAGAACATCACGTATACTTATAACGCCTTAAACCAACTCATGTCAGTGACAAATGCCTTAAACCAAGTCACGAGCTACAGCTATGATGAGAACGGCAATTTGACCGCCGTCACGGATGCCAACAACCATACCTCTGCGCTAGGTTATGATGAACTTAACCGTAAAATCAGTGAGACTGACGCCTTAAACAATATCTACAGCTGGGCTTATGATGCGGCGGGAAATATCATCAGCTGGACCAAACCTGACCAGTCCGCAGTCAGCTACGCGTATAATTCCCTGAACCAATTGACTACAGTCACTTATCCGGATCTCAGTCAGGTCACTTATACCTATGATGACGCTGGCAGCAGACTGTCAATGACGGATCAGCTTGGAACAACCACCTATACCTATGACGATCTTGACAGACTTGCCTCGATCATGCGGGGAACCAATACCGCAAGCTTTGGCTATGATGATGCAGGCAACCTGGCATCCATCACCTATCCCGGCGGACTGCAGGTGACGTACGGCTATGATGCAAGAAACCTGCTTACTTCCGTCACAGATACAGCCAATACGACCACAATCACGTATGATGCGGCTGGAAATCGGATTGGTGAATCACTGCCGAACGGTGTTACCGTCACATACGAATACGATGACGCAGGAAGACTCACCCTTGTCGAACATGTCCTTGGCGGAACAACGCTCACCAAAGCAGCCTACACGCTGGACAATGTCGGAAACCGGCTTACCGAAACCGATGAATTGAACCAAACGACAACCTATACCTACGATGACCTGTACCAACTGACCAGCGCCATTTATCCCGGCGGTCAGACAGTGAATTATACGTACGATCCGGCAGGCAACAGAACGCTAGCCGGAACAACCGCCTACACGTACGATGCGGCCAACAGAATCACTCAGGCCGGTACGGATATCTACACGTATGATGTAAACGGAAACCTAACCGACATTAACAGCACAAAGCTGTACAATTACGACGCGCTGAACCGGCTTGTCTCTTATACAGATGGAACAGACACGATTAATTATACCTACGACGGAGACAGTAACAGGCTGACTCAGACCGTTACAGGTCAAAACCCTGAGAATTATTCTTACTTTAACGTCCCACTCGGAGGATTATCCAAGGTCCTGGTAGAATTAAACAGCGGAGAAAACTATATCTACGGCGGCAGACCTCTGTACCGAAACTTCACAAGCGATACGATTTTCTACCATAACGACGGCCTCGGCAGCACCCTGAAGGTCACAGACATCTCAGGAAATATCTTAAACAGCTACAAATATGATGCCTATGGAGAATTAAGAGCATCAAATGTAACTGTAGACAACGACATCCTCTTTGCCGGTGAATTCCAGGATGCCAACGGTCTGATCTACCTCAGAGCCAGATATTACGATCCGAATGACGGAAGGTTCCTGACGCAGGACAGTTATTTGGGAGATGCAAAAAACCCAATAACGCAGAACCGGTATGCATATGGGAACAATAACCCGGTGATTTATATTGATCCAACGGGGCATGTGGCTATATGTCCTTGGGATGTCATTGATATGATGCTGGCATCTTATAGTTGGACACAGCTTATCGAAGATCCTAACCTAGATCATTTTTTAGTAGCGTTAGCGGATACGCTGGGATTGTTCCCGGGGGTTCCATCATACACCTTACTAGTGGGAATGAATCAAGCTCTAAGGCATTCGGATAATTTTGCTGAATTTAAGGTAGCTTTGGATGAATTTCTGGTAACTAAGGGGGCGACTGGTGCCGAAAGTTCCTTCATGGGCAACTTGCTCAAACAGGACTTGAAATACACTCAAAAATATGGACAAGACGCAAGAAAAGTATTGCCTGATGGAAGAATCCGTTACTATGGAGAATTAGAACCTGCTGCGAAGTCAGGAGAAATGGCAGGACGCAGAGTAGTTCAAGAATTAGACCCAGCAACTGGGAATATTAGAACATGGCAAGAGACGTTGGATCACGCTGGAAATATAAGACAAGTTAGACCACAACTTGGTCCCGATAAGACTCATTATATGTTCGATGCAAATGGCAATTATACAGGAATGTGGTGA
- a CDS encoding ATP-binding cassette domain-containing protein has translation MISTTGISLRYGGRALFENVNIKFIPGNCYGLIGANGSGKSTFLKILSGEIEANKGDVSTDPGERIAVLKQNHFEFDEVEVLKTVMMGHKRLCEVMDEKEVLYAKPDFSEEDGMKIAELEAEFAEMNGWEAESEAATLLNGLGIGEEYHDKKMKELDGNEKIRVLLAQALFGSPDILLLDEPTNHLDIASITWLENFLYNFENTVIVVSHDRHFLNKVCTHIADIDFGKIQLYVGNYDFWYESSQLALKQMRDANEKTEAKKKELQEFIQRFSANASKSKQATSRKKLLEKLTLEDIRPSSRKYPFVDFKPDREAGNDLLAVNGISKEVEGEKILNNVSFIVSKGDKIAFVGPNGLPKTSLFKILIGETAADSGDFKWGVTTSQSYFPKDNAAYFDDVHLSLVDWLRQYSGDQTETFVRGWLGRMLFSGEEALKEAAVLSGGEKVRCMLAKMMLSGANVLLFDEPTNHLDLESITALNDGLINYKGTILFVSHDHQFVQTVANRIIEITPNGIIDKQITYDEYLESEDIQALRKKMYEM, from the coding sequence ATGATCAGTACGACTGGAATATCTCTTCGTTACGGCGGACGTGCTTTATTTGAAAACGTCAATATTAAATTCATCCCCGGGAACTGTTATGGACTCATCGGCGCCAACGGCTCCGGCAAATCGACCTTTTTAAAAATTCTCTCCGGTGAGATAGAAGCCAATAAAGGAGATGTCTCGACTGACCCCGGCGAAAGAATCGCTGTCTTAAAGCAGAACCATTTTGAATTTGACGAAGTTGAGGTCTTGAAAACCGTCATGATGGGCCACAAAAGGCTCTGTGAGGTTATGGATGAAAAAGAAGTTCTCTATGCCAAACCCGATTTTTCCGAAGAAGACGGCATGAAGATCGCCGAACTGGAAGCGGAATTTGCGGAAATGAACGGCTGGGAAGCTGAATCCGAAGCGGCAACCCTCTTAAACGGACTCGGTATTGGCGAAGAGTACCACGATAAAAAGATGAAGGAACTCGACGGCAATGAAAAGATTCGGGTCCTTTTGGCCCAGGCCCTATTTGGAAGTCCTGATATCCTGCTGCTGGACGAACCCACAAACCACCTCGACATTGCCTCCATTACCTGGCTCGAAAACTTTCTGTATAACTTTGAGAACACCGTCATCGTCGTTTCTCACGACCGGCACTTTTTAAATAAAGTCTGTACGCATATTGCGGATATTGACTTCGGTAAAATTCAGCTTTATGTCGGCAACTATGACTTCTGGTACGAATCAAGCCAGCTGGCACTGAAGCAGATGCGCGACGCCAATGAAAAGACGGAAGCCAAGAAAAAAGAATTGCAGGAGTTTATCCAGCGCTTCAGCGCCAATGCTTCCAAGTCCAAACAGGCTACATCCCGTAAAAAGCTTCTTGAGAAGCTGACCCTGGAGGACATCCGGCCGTCATCCCGCAAATATCCGTTTGTTGATTTCAAACCGGACAGGGAAGCAGGGAACGACCTGCTGGCCGTAAACGGAATCAGCAAAGAAGTAGAAGGGGAAAAGATCCTGAACAACGTCTCATTTATTGTCAGTAAAGGCGATAAGATCGCGTTCGTAGGTCCTAACGGTCTGCCCAAGACATCCCTGTTTAAAATATTAATCGGGGAAACAGCTGCCGACAGCGGAGACTTCAAATGGGGCGTTACCACATCCCAATCCTATTTTCCAAAAGACAACGCGGCTTATTTTGACGATGTTCATCTGAGCCTAGTCGACTGGCTCAGACAATATTCCGGTGACCAGACCGAGACCTTCGTCCGGGGCTGGCTGGGCAGAATGCTTTTCTCCGGCGAAGAAGCGCTGAAGGAAGCAGCCGTGCTTTCCGGAGGCGAAAAAGTCCGTTGCATGCTGGCTAAAATGATGCTTTCCGGCGCTAATGTGCTGTTGTTTGACGAGCCGACCAACCACCTCGACCTGGAATCCATCACTGCCTTAAATGACGGATTGATCAATTATAAGGGGACAATTCTGTTTGTGTCACATGACCACCAGTTTGTCCAGACCGTGGCCAACCGGATTATCGAAATCACGCCGAACGGGATCATCGACAAGCAAATCACGTATGACGAGTATCTAGAAAGTGAAGATATTCAGGCGCTGCGCAAGAAGATGTACGAGATGTAG